One region of Bacteroidia bacterium genomic DNA includes:
- a CDS encoding CHASE2 domain-containing protein, whose protein sequence is MSEQTSKKNIYFNVDNVLITLLVFVRLAIIVIVPFAIKALNPIGEALKDFNLTDLVFSQLRDENKVPTNTNIVIIDVGDARECDRGCIATEIMAVNSYQPKVLALDMFFRKEKKENPDQIAKDSLLEAALSQSKNLIMATQMIYNDETGAFTELRQSHPRFTKNAIPAFVNVITDEGTKKKGQISKRTVRTFTLKERIVDTLYTFDTLRFKTVQEFLYYEKLFKDRKLHPRAVLDSHYVLRPKVSKVIDSLHYSLPYHVVRLYDKKKADKALARKKKRDIINYYGNVSIGRLKFQYIPREELLSVYETVTFYQQKIKAGIKLNENEQAEYESALEGAKNHERIIKGKIVLMGIVPLIDISDPTSLANVTYEDTYYTPLNPNYVGRSYPDMYGLMIHANVIAMILDENYIDESPLWLTITIAVVCTFLSVLLFTYLFNNHETIYRLARKTIQFILGILMLLALVFIFHWFNYFLRLELTAACIFLSTGSMRMYYRTVKPILQKIGVLKSTETENENTTQVQVSNVSTESSAEQPKT, encoded by the coding sequence ATGAGTGAGCAAACTTCTAAGAAAAACATTTACTTTAATGTAGACAACGTTTTAATTACGCTACTAGTTTTTGTGCGCTTAGCTATAATTGTGATAGTCCCGTTTGCTATCAAGGCACTTAATCCTATTGGGGAAGCCCTTAAAGACTTTAACCTTACGGACTTAGTGTTTTCTCAATTGAGAGATGAGAATAAAGTACCTACAAATACAAACATTGTAATTATAGACGTAGGCGATGCTCGTGAATGCGATAGAGGGTGCATCGCTACTGAAATTATGGCAGTCAATTCCTATCAACCCAAAGTACTTGCTTTGGACATGTTCTTCCGTAAAGAAAAAAAAGAAAACCCAGACCAAATTGCAAAAGACTCTCTATTAGAAGCTGCGCTTAGCCAATCTAAAAACTTGATTATGGCAACTCAAATGATTTACAACGATGAAACAGGAGCTTTTACAGAATTGCGGCAATCTCATCCTCGTTTTACTAAAAATGCTATACCTGCTTTTGTAAATGTAATCACAGATGAAGGAACTAAAAAAAAAGGACAAATCAGCAAACGCACAGTAAGAACTTTTACCTTAAAAGAGCGCATTGTGGATACACTTTATACGTTTGACACTCTAAGGTTTAAAACTGTACAGGAATTTCTCTATTATGAAAAACTGTTCAAAGATCGCAAACTTCATCCTCGTGCGGTATTAGATAGCCATTATGTTTTGCGACCTAAAGTAAGCAAGGTAATAGATAGCTTACATTACAGTCTACCTTATCATGTAGTCCGCTTATATGACAAGAAAAAAGCAGATAAAGCTTTAGCTCGCAAAAAGAAAAGAGATATTATCAACTACTATGGAAATGTATCCATTGGGCGATTGAAGTTTCAGTATATTCCGCGAGAAGAGTTGCTTAGTGTGTATGAAACGGTTACTTTTTATCAACAAAAAATTAAAGCAGGTATCAAACTAAACGAAAATGAACAAGCAGAGTACGAAAGTGCTTTGGAAGGCGCTAAAAATCACGAAAGAATAATCAAAGGCAAAATTGTACTAATGGGAATTGTACCTTTGATAGACATTTCAGACCCTACCAGTTTAGCTAATGTTACTTATGAAGATACTTACTACACTCCTCTAAACCCCAACTACGTAGGTAGAAGCTATCCTGACATGTACGGTTTAATGATACACGCTAATGTTATCGCAATGATTTTAGATGAGAATTACATTGATGAGTCTCCTCTGTGGCTCACAATTACGATAGCTGTGGTTTGCACTTTTCTTTCTGTGCTGTTATTTACTTATTTGTTCAATAACCATGAAACAATTTACAGACTTGCCCGCAAAACAATACAATTTATTTTAGGCATTTTGATGCTATTAGCATTAGTGTTTATTTTTCATTGGTTCAACTATTTCTTGCGCTTGGAACTCACTGCGGCTTGTATCTTTTTGAGTACAGGTTCTATGAGAATGTATTATAGAACAGTTAAGCCAATACTACAAAAAATAGGTGTGCTCAAATCTACTGAAACAGAGAATGAAAATACTACACAAGTTCAGGTAAGTAATGTAAGTACCGAATCAAGTGCTGAACAACCTAAAACTTAA
- a CDS encoding 4'-phosphopantetheinyl transferase superfamily protein, whose product MPYIPVVTSDASIRIGLWHTLETEQELYRLLTLTEREELSLSKCVNPKRRLQWLSSRCCLKETLCSQQFVEMLADENGKPYIYPPTHHISVSHSKDMSAAIVCGTYDVGIDIQEMRIISLDLAKKYMSECELLEENEKHKYFIRNVVWSAKEAAYKCRGKKDVYLKENIRVLNIRTLMEDDAANIVIYPPDGEPLFYIVEYAFYKNYVYAYCVASSNLDIG is encoded by the coding sequence ATGCCTTATATTCCTGTGGTTACTTCAGATGCCTCTATTAGAATAGGTTTATGGCATACGTTAGAAACCGAACAGGAATTATATAGATTACTTACACTTACAGAGAGAGAGGAGCTATCGCTATCAAAATGTGTAAATCCTAAAAGACGTTTGCAGTGGCTTTCCAGCAGATGCTGTTTGAAGGAAACGTTATGCAGCCAACAGTTCGTAGAAATGCTTGCCGATGAAAATGGAAAGCCTTATATCTATCCTCCTACACACCATATTTCAGTTTCTCACAGTAAGGATATGTCTGCTGCTATTGTTTGTGGCACCTATGATGTTGGCATAGACATTCAAGAGATGCGTATAATTTCATTAGATTTGGCTAAAAAATATATGTCTGAATGTGAATTATTGGAAGAAAATGAAAAACACAAATACTTTATTCGTAACGTAGTATGGTCTGCAAAAGAAGCAGCTTATAAGTGCAGAGGTAAAAAAGACGTTTATTTGAAGGAAAACATTCGTGTTTTGAATATACGTACGCTTATGGAAGACGACGCAGCAAATATAGTTATTTATCCTCCTGATGGCGAACCTCTTTTTTACATTGTAGAGTATGCTTTTTACAAAAATTATGTATATGCTTACTGTGTAGCTAGTAGTAATTTGGATATAGGATAA
- a CDS encoding sulfite exporter TauE/SafE family protein, which yields MEYVIIAVAAFLASTLTFFSGFGLNTLLMPVLALFFPLQIAIGLTAVVHILNNTFKLGIIGKFSQWRIVLNFGVPALVTSFVGAYVLVYASGIKPLFRYSLTGQTFEITWIKLITGFLILIFTYLESLPFLRNMTVSPKWMTIGGLLSGFFGGLSGHQGALRSVFLVRLTLEKQAYIATGTAIAFMIDIARLFVYSNNMLSYDLLKKYLLILAIAVLSALLGVIVGNTFLKKITYRLIQQIVTIFLSIVGLALIAGLL from the coding sequence ATGGAATATGTTATCATAGCCGTAGCTGCCTTTTTAGCTTCTACCTTGACCTTTTTTTCAGGTTTTGGTCTAAATACTTTACTGATGCCTGTTTTGGCGTTGTTCTTCCCACTACAAATTGCGATTGGATTAACTGCTGTGGTACATATTCTGAATAATACATTCAAGCTTGGTATAATCGGTAAATTTAGTCAATGGAGAATTGTGCTTAATTTTGGTGTTCCTGCTTTGGTAACTTCTTTTGTGGGCGCCTATGTTTTGGTATATGCCAGCGGTATCAAACCTTTGTTCAGATATAGTTTAACAGGTCAAACGTTTGAAATCACTTGGATAAAACTGATAACAGGGTTTTTAATTCTTATTTTTACCTATTTAGAGAGTTTGCCTTTTTTGAGAAATATGACTGTATCCCCAAAATGGATGACCATAGGAGGACTTTTAAGTGGCTTTTTCGGCGGACTTTCAGGGCATCAAGGTGCTTTGAGAAGTGTATTTTTAGTTCGTTTGACCTTAGAAAAACAAGCTTACATAGCCACAGGTACTGCTATTGCTTTCATGATAGATATAGCTCGCTTATTTGTGTATAGCAATAACATGCTATCTTACGATTTGTTAAAAAAATACTTACTGATTTTAGCCATAGCCGTTTTGAGTGCGCTACTAGGTGTAATAGTAGGTAATACCTTTTTGAAAAAAATAACTTACAGGTTAATACAACAAATTGTTACGATATTTTTAAGCATCGTAGGTTTAGCTTTGATAGCAGGGCTATTGTAA